Part of the Halomarina litorea genome is shown below.
GCGCCTCACGGACCGTCGAACTGGAGGACGTCGAGACGGCCTACGACAAGTCGAAGTACGTCCACCTCTCGCGACACCTGCAGGGCCTCTCGGACTCCGAAATCGCGCTGGTGCGCGTCATCGCCGCCCACGACGGCGAGCGCGCAGGCGACGTCTACGAGGCGTTCGAGGCCGAGACGGGGCTGGGCTACACGCGCTACTCCGAACTCATCAACAAGCTGGACCAGCTGGGCCTCATCGAGGCCACCTACACCAGCGTCGAGGGGCGCGGGCGCTCGCGGGAACTCTCGCTGGCGTACGACGCCTCGGCGGTGCTCGAACGGCTGGAGTGAGGCGCGGCGGATCGAGCGCGCTCGCCTCGGTGGCGGGTCACGTTGAGGAGGGCTCGTCGACGTGGTTCGTGTCAGTCGATAGTATAAAAATTTCGATAGGTAGCCCTGCGGTTTCTAATGTGCTGGGTGAGGCGGTTACGTACAGACACAGATGAACGCAGCAGAAATCGGTCTTCGCCTGTTCGTCGGCGTCTTGCTCATCCTCGCGAACGGCTTCTTCGTCGCCATCGAGTTCGCGTTGACGCGCGCTCGTCAGTTCACCGAGGAGGAGTTCGTCGACGGCAACCCGCGCCTCGAACGGGCCTGGGAAATGACGAACGACCTCGAACTGTACCTGACGACCTGTCAGGTCGGAATCACGGCGTCGAGCATCGCGGTCGGTATCGTCGCGGAGCCGGCGCTGGCGGCCATCTTCGAGCCGCTGTTCGGCGGAACCGCGCTCGCGAGCGTCGGTGCGGGCGCGCTCATCGCCTACTTCATCATCAACCTGGTCCACCTGACCCACGGCGAGCAGGCACCGACGTACCTCGGCGTCGAGCGCTCGCGGATGGTCTGCCGGTACGGCGCGACGCCGCTGTACTGGTTCTACGTGCTCATCTCGCCGCTCATCACGTTCGGCGACTGGGTCGCGAAGGGCACCCTGCGCCTGTTCGGCATCGAGATGACGGGTGCGTGGCTGGAAGCGGAGGCGGACGTCATCGAGTCGCGGGCTGACCTCCGGCGGAACCTAGACGAGATGTTAGAGGAGGGGGGCGTCCCCGAAGACCGACAGGAGGAGATTCAGGCCGCCCTCGACATCGACCGCCTCACCGTCCACGACGTGATGGTCGACCGCGAGGACATCGCGGCGCTGTCGACGCGCGCGGACGTCCAGACGAACCTCGACGTCGTTCAGGACACGCCCCACACCCGCTTCCCGCTGGTCGGCGACTCCGTCGACGACTTCGAGGGCGTCGTCTACGTCCCGACCATCGTCAACCACATGGAGGAGCTGAACAGCGGCGAGGCGACGTTCGGGGACCTCGCCGCACCACCCCTGACGCTGTCGGACGAGACCACCGTCAGCGACGCCATCGACCTGTTCCAGGCCGAGCAGCAGGAACTCGCGCTTGTGCTCTCGGACGGCGAGGTCGTCGGCCTCCTCACCGCCACCGACGCCATGGAGGCCGTCATGGGCGAACTGGAGGACCCCCTCGACAGCGAGGGCGACACCAGCGGGACCGGGACCGGGACGGGGGGCGGCACGCCCTCCACCGACTGAATCGGGGTTCGGCGAGGAGGCCGCACTACTCGGTCGTGTCGCACGCGAACGCCCGCTCGTGGGTCGGGCGGGTCACCAGGGTTCGTCCTTCAGGCCGACGAGGTAGGCGACGACGTTGGTGCCGACGTGGAGCGCGGGGGTCATGACGAGGACGGCGGCGACGGTCCGGCGGGTGAACGTCCGGGCGAACCAGCGCGGCGCCGCGGTCGAGGCGACCCAGAGCGCCCCGGCGACGAAGTCCAACTGGTCGAGGCCGGGAACCATCGCGCCGCGCTGGCGGCCCGTGCGGCGCTTGAGGAAGGAGGCGGCGATGTCGCCGAGCATGGCCCCCGCGGGGAGCGCGAGGGCCGCACGCGGGGAGAATCGGGGGAGCGTGCAGCCCAGCCGACCTTCGATGCGGGGGGCGAGGCGGTTGAGGACGAGGGCGAGGAGCGTCCCGGAGAGGATGCCGGCGGCGGTGCCGCGCCAGGTCTTGCCGTCCCCGAGGAGGCGACGGCCGCCGAGGGTCCGCCCGCCGTCGATGGTCGGGCCGCCGCCGAAGAGGACCGCGGCGTTGTTCGGGACGTACGCCGGAAGCATCGCCCAGAACGCGGCGACGACGGTACGGAGCATACCTGCGTGCTCATCGGGGTGACAGTAAACCCTGCCGATGGAACCGGGGGACGGCCATGCTCGAAGCGCGCCTCGTGCTGGCGACGGTGCTGCGGACGGTCCACCTCGAACTCGTCACCGAACCGCCCCTCGACCTGTCGGCCAGCCTCACGACGCGACCGACCGAACCTGTCGAGATGCGGGTCCACACGCGGTGAAACGGGCCGGAAAAGGGAGCAATCAAGTGCCATCCGGCAGTATTCGCGAGCATGATTCCGCCGGTAGCAAGCAAGTTCGTCGCGGGGGAGAGTCCCGCGGAGGTGCTCGAACACGCCCGGCAGCTCCGTCAGCGGGGCGTCAAGAGCATCATCAACCTGCTCGGCGAACACTACCGCGAGCGCGACCCCGCGGACGACGACGCGGCGGTCTACCAGCAACTCGTCCGCGACGTCAGCGGTACCGACCTGGGGGCCTGCGTCTCGGTCAAGCCCTCGCAGGTCGGCCTCGGGGTGAGCGAGGACGTCCTGCGCGAGAACATGGCCGACATCGTCGACGCGGCCCGGGAGGAGGACGTCCGCGTGTGGATGGACATGGAGGACCCGGACACCGTCGACACGACCCTCGACGTCTACGAGGACCTGAACCGCGAGTACCCCACGATGGGGCTGTGCGTGCAGGCGAACCTGGAGCGCACCCGCGAGGACCTCGAACGCCTCACCGACCTGCCGGGGAAACTCCGACTCGTGAAGGGGGCCTACCAGCCGCCGAAGGGCGCGGGCTACCGGGACCGCACGCGGGTCAACGAGGCCTACCGGGAGTACCTGGAGTACCTCTTCCGAGAGCACGACGGCGGCGTAGCCGTGGGGAGCCACGACCCGGCGATGATCGACCACGCCATCGACCTGCACCGGGACCACGGGACCGACTTCGAGATACAGATGCTCATGGGCGTCCGCGAGGACGCGCAGGTCGAACTGGCGCGGGACTACGAGGTGTACCAGTACGTCCCCTACGGCGGCAAGTGGATGTCGTACTTCTCGCGGCGCGTCATGGAGCGAAAGGAGAACCTGACGTTCGCGCTGCGTGCGGTCGCGGGCGTCTGAGCGCCCGCGCGAACCCTCAGCGGCCGTCCTTCGAGGTCCCGCCGGCGCGCACCGGGTCGCCCGCGCCCGACTCCTCGGTCACGTTGATGGGGATGCCGCTCCCCTTGTTGTCGCCGAACCCGGCCGAGAGGATGCGCGTGAGGGCGTCCTCGACCGTCTCGTCGGTCACCGTGTAGTCCTCCGGTTCCACCTCGATGACGAACCCGGTGGTGATGTTGGGTGCGGTGGGGAGAAAGAGGACGTCGCGGCCGTCGTCGGTCACCTTGCCGGTCTTGAACGCCGTCATCCGGAGGCCGTTCCACGTCATGAGTTTCACGGGAGTCTGGAGTTCCTCGGGGCCGGCGACGGCCGTCTCGACGGCCATCTTCGAGGCGTTGTAGACGACGCGCAGGCCCGGTAGTCGGTTCATCGTCCCGTCGATGCCGCTCTCGACGACGTCCCCGAAGGCCGTCCGCATGAGGTAGCCGATGGAGAGGATGAGCAAGAGGAGGATGGCGAGGAGGAGGCCCACCTCGACGATGGGGGCGTACACGGGGACGTTACCCGCGTCCCGGTCCCAGAGTTCGATGATGCCGAAGCTGCTGAGTTTGTCGAACAGCCACCAGAGGATGTAGAGCGTGACGAGGATGGGGCCGAGGACGATGAGCCCACTGGCGAAGTCACGCTTCCAGGTGCCGGACGGGGCCATTGGGAGGGTGAAAACGCTAGCCGGTAATCAGCTTTCGCACTCGGGGGTCGCGGGCTAGCGGTGGGATTCGAGCGTGACCGCGTCGGCCAGCGGCGTCGTGAGCCACGCGTCGTCGCGACAGACGTCGGCGATGACGAGTCGCTCGTCCCGTTCGACCGCGGCCATCACCTCACACTCCGAGTCGGCGCTCGTCGTCGTGGCCGAGTCTGGGGCCATACTGTGACACTTACTAACACCCCACTATAAACGTGTCGGAACGGAAGAACCGTTCCGGCCGGTCGGTGAAATCGCTGTTTCACCTTTGCGTGACCTTTAGTCCAAGTAGGACGATGAGTGATGTGTGTGGACGTATGTCACGCAATAGTGGGAGAGAAATCGAGAAACGGGAGTATCGTGGCTCATTCAGCGGCACAACGGCAGTTTTATCAACAACCATCAAAAATGGAGGGTTGGAATGACAGACAGTAGCGGACATTCGCGGCGTCGGTTCCTGCAGGCGACCGGTGGTGCGGCGGGGGCCGCAGCGCTGGCCGGCTGCCTCGGGTTCGGCGGCGACGGCGACGGCAGCGGTGGTGGCAACGGTTCGGGCAACGGGAGCGGCGAGCCCCAGAAGGGTGGTACCTACCGGAAGCTCAACTCGACGATCACCACGTTCGACCCCGTCGCGGCCGGCGACACGGCGTCGGGTCAGATCGTCCAGCAGCTCTTCGACGGCCTGATGAACTACCCCAACGGGGAGACGAACGTCACCGAACTGCTCGCGAAGGGCTACGAGCGCAGCGAGGACTTCAAGCAGTACACGTTCACGCTCAAGGACGCGACGTTCCACAACGGCGACAAGGTCACCGCGTCGGACTTCAAGTACTCCTTCGAGCGGCTGGCACGCTCGCCACACTCGGTACGGTCGTACTTCATCCTCGACTCGCTGGGCGTCGTCCACGAGACGGACGACCAGGGCAACTACAAGCCCGACACGCTCGGCGTCGAGGCCCAAAACGAGACGACACTCGTCATCAACCTCAACGAGGCGTTCGCCTCGACGCTCCAGATGCTCGCGTACTCGTCGTTCGCGGCGCACCCCGTCGACTCTGTAGCCGGCGGCATCGGGAACGAGACGACGGAGAGCGGCGACCCGAGCAGCGCCTACACCGAGTTCGCACAGAAGGCACCCATCGGTGCCGGTCCGTTCCAGTTCGTCAACTGGAACAAAGGTATCTCGGCGGACGCCGAGCGCTACGACGACTACCACGGCCAGACGGCCTACGTCGACAAGGTCCACTGGCAGGTCATCGAGGACGACGAGGCAGCCTTCCAGTACGCGATGGAGAAGAACGTCGACACGTTCGGCATCCCGACCGCGAAGTACTCCCCGAGTAAGGTCACGAACACCTCGAAGGACGAGAAGGGCCGCACCATCGGCGAGTACGGTCCCCTGCAGGCCAACGGCGAGACCGTCGAGTACCTGAAGGTACCCGAGGTCTCGACGTTCTACTTCGCGTTCAACACCGCGAAGGTCCCCAAGGCCGTCCGGCAGGCCGTCGCGTACGTGACCAACCAACAGCAGCTCTCCTCGCAGGTCTTCAAGGACCGCCAGCAGCCCGCCTACCACCTCACGCCGCCGCTCATCTACCCCGGCGCGAACCCTGGCCAGGAGTACGACTCGCACGTCAGCGACGCCTACCCCTACGGGAAGGAGTCGCAGATCGACGAGGCGACCCGCGTGATGGAGGAGGCCGGCTACGGCCCCGACAACACGTTCAGCCTGAACTTCACGCACTACGAGTCGCAGGTCTGGAGCGAGATCGCCCAGATCCTCAGCCAGCAGCTCGGGCAGGCCCACGTCGACATGAGCATCGAGCAGGCGAAGTTCGCAACGTTGCTCGAGCGCGGTCAGAAGGGTGACCTCGAGGCGTACACCCTCGGCTGGATCGCCGACTGGCCGGCGCCGGACAACTTCCTGCAGCTCATCTACCCCCCGAACACCCACACCGGCAAGACGGGTGTGCTGACGTACACCAACTGGGGTCGCGACGAGCCGACGGCGGCGTCCCAGAAGGCGACGGAAGCCTGGAAGACCATCCAGAACAACCCACAGCCGACCGACGAGGCCCAGCAGGCCCGCAACGAGGCGTACATCAAGATGGAGGAGGCGAACTGGGAGGACGTCGTCCTCGTCAACGCCTTCCACGGTGCGACCGAGCGCTTCATGTACTCCTACATGCACGCACCCAAGTTCGGTGCGATGGGCCCGTCCCGTCAGAAGTACAACACCTTCTGGAAGGAACAGAGCGCTCGCGGCACGGTCAGCGGTACGCCGCCGAACCCCAACGGCTCGAACAGCAGCTAAGTCGACAGCGCGTCGACACAGCGACCGTTTTTGCACGCGCCGTGTGCACGTTCCGCAGGGCGGATACGAAAGTGATAATTGCCGCAACGAAAAACAGAGCGACAAGCCTACCATGACAACCACTTACAGCGACGACGGGCCTTCGCACGCCGCGGGGAGCCGTCGGCAGCCGGACGGTGGGGAGCCATGAGCCGCTGGAGTTACTTCCTCCGACGGCTGGTGCTCGCCATCCCCGTCCTGCTGTTCTCGATGTCCATCGCGTTCCTCATCATCCGCGTCGGCCCGACGGACCCGGTGTCGGCCATCGTGGGGACACAGAACGACCCGCAGTACCGCCTCGCCGTCGCCAAGAGCATCGGCATCAGAGACGCCCAGGGGAACCTCATCCCTCTCTGGCAGCAGTACATCGACTTCATGACGAACCTGCTGACGTTCGACCTCGGCCAGTCGTGGGTCATCAGCCGGGGGACCTCGGTTCAGGAACTCATCGCCAGTCGTGCCCCTGCGACCGTCTGGCTCGGCTTCTGGTCGGTGCTCGTGGCCATCCTCGTCGGCATCCCGCTGGGGTTCTACGCGGGGCTAAACCCCAACACGCTCTCGGACTACACCGCCTCCTTCGGCGGTATCGTCTGGCGAGCGATGCCGAACTTCTGGATCGGCATCATCCTCATCGCCGTCCTCGTCCAGTCCAACCAGTTGACCAACGGGCTCTTCGACTGGACGACGTGGCTCGGCATCGAGGTCAACGTCATCACCGCACCGCCGCTGAACGACCTCTCCAACCCCGAGAACCTGCTGGTCGCCATCAAGCAGATTCTCCCGGCCGCCCTCGTCCTCGGGTCGGCCTCGATGGGCAACGAGATGCGCATCGGGCGGACGGCCATCTTGGAGACCATCAACTCGAACTACGTGGAGACGGCCCGCGCGAAGGGCCTCCCCGAGCGTATCATCGTCTGGAAGCACGTCTTCCGGAACGCGCTCATCCCGCTGGTCCCCATCATCACCGCCGAGGCGTTCATCCTCCTCGGCGGGGCGGTCATCGTCGAGTCCGTCTTCGGCATCAACGGGATGGGGAAGCTGTTCTTCGACGCGGCGCTGCAGGGTGACCTCCCGCTCGCAGGGTCGCTCATCTTCATCTTCGTCCTCTTTACGCTGGCCGTGAACATTCTGCAGGACTTCCTGTACACCATCATCGACCCCCGAATCGGGTACGAGTGACCAATGAGCGAACGACATCACCCCGACGAAGTACCGCTTCGCCAGCGCGTTCAGGCGAACCCCCGACCCGCCATCGTGTGGACCGCCGGGTTCGCGCTGTTGTTGCTGGCCGAGTTCGGCGCGCTGGCGACTGTCCTCGTCGACCTCGTGACGCTCGCGGCGAGCGTCGTCGTCAACGTCGCCCACCTGGCCACCAGCCCGGTCCTCCCGGGGGTCGGTGCCGAGGTCAGCGCGTTCCTCGCGAGCGCACGGGACGTCGCACAGGCGCTGCCGACGCTGCTCTCACGGGAACTCATCCCAAATCAGGGCTACCAGACGAGTGCGAACGGCCCGTGGGAGGGGACCTTCCTCGGGCTGCCCCCCGCGTTCGCGTGGGGTCTCCGCGTGTTCCTCGTCTACGCGTACATCTTCGTGTTCCTCTACTGGCTCTGGTACGGCTACCGCGTGTTCGTCGACCACTACCGACACGCCGACTGGACGCCCCGCGACGACGTGGTGCGCCGGATGCGCAACCACCGCTGGGGGCAGTTCGGTCTCGTCGTCGTCGTCCTGTTCGTCGGCCTCGCGCTGTTCGCGCCGACGGTGTCGCCGACGACCTACGAGGAGGACGTCCTCAGCCCGTACGGCAACCAGGTACAGTACTTCGACGAAGAGGCGGGTGAGCTGAAGGAGACGACCGTCGGCGACGCGAACCTCCAGTCGGCCTCCCGAGGCGGGACCAACCCCGAACTCAACACGGGGCCGATGGAGTACGACGAGTTCGGCCGGTTCCACCCGTTCGGCACGATGCCGAACCCGGGCGGTGACCTGTTCACCTTCATGGCCTACGGCGCGCGCGTCTCGCTGTTCATCGGCCTCACGGCCATCGCCATCAGTGGCTTCCTCGCCGCGTCGTTCGGCCTCATCACGGCCTACTACAAGGGGCTGGCCGACCTCGCGGTGGTGGTCGTGAGCGACTCCATCCAGGCCATCCCGGCCATCCTGTTGCTCATCCTGATGTCCGTGGTGTTCAACGACCACTGGATCGCGGACTTCTACAACGGGGGGTTGCTCATCGCACTCGTCTTCGGGGCCATCGGCTGGCCGGCGCTGTGGCGCGCCGTCCGTGGTCCCGCCTTCCAGGTCTCCGAACAGGAGTGGGTCGACGCCGCCCGGTCGTACGGCCAGCGGGCCGACCGGACGATGCGCAAGCACATGCTGCCGTACATCCTCGGCTACCTGCTCGTCTACGGGTCGCTGACCATCGGCGGCATCATCATCACGACGTCCGCGCTGACGTTCCTCGGCATCGGCATCAACCCGCCGACCCCCGAGTGGGGCCGGGCAGTCGCAGACGGCCGGAGCTACGTCGTCACGCAGTCGTGGCACATCGCATTCATCCCGGGCGTCCTCGTGGTCCTCGTCGTGACCGCGTTCAACGCCATGGGTGACGGCATCCGCGACGCCATCGACCCACAGAGCGAGGGCGGCGAGGCGGCTACCGAGGCCGCCGCCGCAGGGGGTGGCGGATGAGCTTCCAGATGAACCGGACCGAGGAACCGGTCCTCGCCGTGGAGAACCTCCGGACGACGTTCTTCACGGACAAGGAGACCATCCGCGCGGTCGACGACATCAGCTACGACATCCACGAGGGCGAGACCGTCGGCATCGTCGGCGAGTCCGGGTCGGGCAAGTCCGTCACCGCCCGGTCCATCATGGGCCTCATCGAGTCGCCGGGTCGCGTCATGGGCGGGTCTATCCGCTTCCGGCACGCCGAGACCGTCGACCGCCTCGCCGCGCAGTACCCCAAGCGAACCGTGGACGTGGCGGACCTCCGCGAGCGACACGACACCGTCGACCTCGTCCAGCGCCTGTTCGACGAGGGCGTCACCGCCGGCGAACTGACCGACGGCCGCCACGAGGACGCCACCGCCGAAGGGCTGGTTCGCGAGGGACACGTCGACATGCGCGACCTCGTGGAGGGTGGCTACACCACCCGACTCGGCATCACCAGCGAGAAGGCGTTCGTCGTCCGCGACGGCGACGACAGCTACGTCGAGGTGACGAACATGCCGAAGGAGGGCCTCCGACGGATGCGCGGCAGCGGCATCGCGATGATCTTCCAGGACCCGCTGACCTCGCTGAACCCGGTGTACACCGTCGGGAACCAGATCAAGGAGGCCATCCGCCTCCACCAGGGGCTGACGGGCAAGGCGGCCACCGACGAGGCCATCCGCCTGCTGGAGGCCGTCTCCATCCCGGACGCCCGCCGCCGCATCGACGAGTACCCCCACCAGTTCTCCGGCGGGATGCGCCAGCGGGCGGTCATCGCGATGGCGCTGGCCTGCCAGCCGGAACTGCTCATCTGCGACGAGCCGACCACCGCACTGGACGTGACGATTCAGGCCCAGATTCTGGAGCTTCTGGAGGAGATTCAGGAGGAACGCGGCCTGTCCATCATGTTCATCACCCACGATATGGGCGTCATCGCCGAGATCGCAGACCGGGTGAACGTGATGTACGCCGGCGAACTCGTCGAGAGCGCGCCGGTCGACGTCCTGTTCGAGAACCCGAAGCACCCCTACACGCAGGGGCTGTTGGAGTCCATCCCGAGTCGGAACGTCGGGAAGGAGCGCCTGCGGACCATCACGGGCGACGTGCCGACGCCGAACGAGAAACCGACGTACTGTCGGTTCGCCCCGCGCTGTCCGGAGGCGTTCGACGCCTGCGAAGCCGTCCACCCGGTCAACGTGGACGTGAGCGAGACGGAGGCCGACCACACCGCGGCCTGCCTCCTCTACCCGGAGGACATGACCCGCGAGGACGCCGTCGCCTTCCACCGACAGAAGGGTGGGGAGACGGCGACCGTGGGGACGGGCACCGTCGGTGGCAACGGTCGGGGCAGCAGCGAGGTGAACGACGATGAGTAACGAAGGAGTGTTACAGGAACAGCGACAGACCCAGCGCGACGTACTCGTCGAGGTCAACGGACTGAAGACGTACTACGAGGGCGGTGGCCTCGTCACCTCCCGGCCGGTGAAGGCCGTCGACGGCGTCGACTTCCAGATCGAACGCGGCGAGACGCTTGGTCTCGTCGGCGAGTCCGGGTGTGGGAAGACGACCCTCGGGCGGACGCTCGTCCGCCTCGAACGCGCCACCGACGGCGAGGTGCTGTTCGACGGGCGGGACATCACCACCTTCAGCGGGAAGGAACTCAAGCGCTGGCGGCGCGACGCACAGATCGTCTTTCAGGACCCCGAGTCGAGCCTGAACGACCGGATGACGGTCGGCGAGATCATCCAGGAGCCACTCGACGTCCACGAGTGGCCGCAACTCGACGTCGGCGTCGTGGGGA
Proteins encoded:
- a CDS encoding ABC transporter ATP-binding protein, whose amino-acid sequence is MSFQMNRTEEPVLAVENLRTTFFTDKETIRAVDDISYDIHEGETVGIVGESGSGKSVTARSIMGLIESPGRVMGGSIRFRHAETVDRLAAQYPKRTVDVADLRERHDTVDLVQRLFDEGVTAGELTDGRHEDATAEGLVREGHVDMRDLVEGGYTTRLGITSEKAFVVRDGDDSYVEVTNMPKEGLRRMRGSGIAMIFQDPLTSLNPVYTVGNQIKEAIRLHQGLTGKAATDEAIRLLEAVSIPDARRRIDEYPHQFSGGMRQRAVIAMALACQPELLICDEPTTALDVTIQAQILELLEEIQEERGLSIMFITHDMGVIAEIADRVNVMYAGELVESAPVDVLFENPKHPYTQGLLESIPSRNVGKERLRTITGDVPTPNEKPTYCRFAPRCPEAFDACEAVHPVNVDVSETEADHTAACLLYPEDMTREDAVAFHRQKGGETATVGTGTVGGNGRGSSEVNDDE
- a CDS encoding hemolysin family protein, translating into MNAAEIGLRLFVGVLLILANGFFVAIEFALTRARQFTEEEFVDGNPRLERAWEMTNDLELYLTTCQVGITASSIAVGIVAEPALAAIFEPLFGGTALASVGAGALIAYFIINLVHLTHGEQAPTYLGVERSRMVCRYGATPLYWFYVLISPLITFGDWVAKGTLRLFGIEMTGAWLEAEADVIESRADLRRNLDEMLEEGGVPEDRQEEIQAALDIDRLTVHDVMVDREDIAALSTRADVQTNLDVVQDTPHTRFPLVGDSVDDFEGVVYVPTIVNHMEELNSGEATFGDLAAPPLTLSDETTVSDAIDLFQAEQQELALVLSDGEVVGLLTATDAMEAVMGELEDPLDSEGDTSGTGTGTGGGTPSTD
- a CDS encoding DUF502 domain-containing protein, producing the protein MAPSGTWKRDFASGLIVLGPILVTLYILWWLFDKLSSFGIIELWDRDAGNVPVYAPIVEVGLLLAILLLLILSIGYLMRTAFGDVVESGIDGTMNRLPGLRVVYNASKMAVETAVAGPEELQTPVKLMTWNGLRMTAFKTGKVTDDGRDVLFLPTAPNITTGFVIEVEPEDYTVTDETVEDALTRILSAGFGDNKGSGIPINVTEESGAGDPVRAGGTSKDGR
- a CDS encoding ABC transporter permease → MSERHHPDEVPLRQRVQANPRPAIVWTAGFALLLLAEFGALATVLVDLVTLAASVVVNVAHLATSPVLPGVGAEVSAFLASARDVAQALPTLLSRELIPNQGYQTSANGPWEGTFLGLPPAFAWGLRVFLVYAYIFVFLYWLWYGYRVFVDHYRHADWTPRDDVVRRMRNHRWGQFGLVVVVLFVGLALFAPTVSPTTYEEDVLSPYGNQVQYFDEEAGELKETTVGDANLQSASRGGTNPELNTGPMEYDEFGRFHPFGTMPNPGGDLFTFMAYGARVSLFIGLTAIAISGFLAASFGLITAYYKGLADLAVVVVSDSIQAIPAILLLILMSVVFNDHWIADFYNGGLLIALVFGAIGWPALWRAVRGPAFQVSEQEWVDAARSYGQRADRTMRKHMLPYILGYLLVYGSLTIGGIIITTSALTFLGIGINPPTPEWGRAVADGRSYVVTQSWHIAFIPGVLVVLVVTAFNAMGDGIRDAIDPQSEGGEAATEAAAAGGGG
- a CDS encoding proline dehydrogenase family protein, producing the protein MIPPVASKFVAGESPAEVLEHARQLRQRGVKSIINLLGEHYRERDPADDDAAVYQQLVRDVSGTDLGACVSVKPSQVGLGVSEDVLRENMADIVDAAREEDVRVWMDMEDPDTVDTTLDVYEDLNREYPTMGLCVQANLERTREDLERLTDLPGKLRLVKGAYQPPKGAGYRDRTRVNEAYREYLEYLFREHDGGVAVGSHDPAMIDHAIDLHRDHGTDFEIQMLMGVREDAQVELARDYEVYQYVPYGGKWMSYFSRRVMERKENLTFALRAVAGV
- a CDS encoding DUF7556 family protein; its protein translation is MAPDSATTTSADSECEVMAAVERDERLVIADVCRDDAWLTTPLADAVTLESHR
- a CDS encoding CDP-2,3-bis-(O-geranylgeranyl)-sn-glycerol synthase, producing the protein MLRTVVAAFWAMLPAYVPNNAAVLFGGGPTIDGGRTLGGRRLLGDGKTWRGTAAGILSGTLLALVLNRLAPRIEGRLGCTLPRFSPRAALALPAGAMLGDIAASFLKRRTGRQRGAMVPGLDQLDFVAGALWVASTAAPRWFARTFTRRTVAAVLVMTPALHVGTNVVAYLVGLKDEPW
- a CDS encoding ABC transporter permease; its protein translation is MSRWSYFLRRLVLAIPVLLFSMSIAFLIIRVGPTDPVSAIVGTQNDPQYRLAVAKSIGIRDAQGNLIPLWQQYIDFMTNLLTFDLGQSWVISRGTSVQELIASRAPATVWLGFWSVLVAILVGIPLGFYAGLNPNTLSDYTASFGGIVWRAMPNFWIGIILIAVLVQSNQLTNGLFDWTTWLGIEVNVITAPPLNDLSNPENLLVAIKQILPAALVLGSASMGNEMRIGRTAILETINSNYVETARAKGLPERIIVWKHVFRNALIPLVPIITAEAFILLGGAVIVESVFGINGMGKLFFDAALQGDLPLAGSLIFIFVLFTLAVNILQDFLYTIIDPRIGYE
- a CDS encoding cytochrome P450, producing the protein MLEARLVLATVLRTVHLELVTEPPLDLSASLTTRPTEPVEMRVHTR
- a CDS encoding ABC transporter substrate-binding protein, with protein sequence MTDSSGHSRRRFLQATGGAAGAAALAGCLGFGGDGDGSGGGNGSGNGSGEPQKGGTYRKLNSTITTFDPVAAGDTASGQIVQQLFDGLMNYPNGETNVTELLAKGYERSEDFKQYTFTLKDATFHNGDKVTASDFKYSFERLARSPHSVRSYFILDSLGVVHETDDQGNYKPDTLGVEAQNETTLVINLNEAFASTLQMLAYSSFAAHPVDSVAGGIGNETTESGDPSSAYTEFAQKAPIGAGPFQFVNWNKGISADAERYDDYHGQTAYVDKVHWQVIEDDEAAFQYAMEKNVDTFGIPTAKYSPSKVTNTSKDEKGRTIGEYGPLQANGETVEYLKVPEVSTFYFAFNTAKVPKAVRQAVAYVTNQQQLSSQVFKDRQQPAYHLTPPLIYPGANPGQEYDSHVSDAYPYGKESQIDEATRVMEEAGYGPDNTFSLNFTHYESQVWSEIAQILSQQLGQAHVDMSIEQAKFATLLERGQKGDLEAYTLGWIADWPAPDNFLQLIYPPNTHTGKTGVLTYTNWGRDEPTAASQKATEAWKTIQNNPQPTDEAQQARNEAYIKMEEANWEDVVLVNAFHGATERFMYSYMHAPKFGAMGPSRQKYNTFWKEQSARGTVSGTPPNPNGSNSS